One window from the genome of Crateriforma spongiae encodes:
- a CDS encoding sulfatase family protein produces MTGRDPIPFFVRCGLAALALVWFVTSRVVGDDAPINVLLITSDDLGLHLGCYEDPVARTPNLDALAAQSTVFRNAYVAQASCSPSRSAMFTGTYPHTNGQYALVNSGYSLHPRFRDQTIPNLLKPAGYRTGIAGKLHVAPEPSFEFDQRIRVNTRDVAKTADAAAEFIDQSGDQPFFLMVNYSDPHWDRENGKGPWFYRDQVAGVPAKVMTAGDVQPFAFQGYRSEEHLDRVAGYYNAVHRLDAAIGLLLEQLQESGKADNTLVLFVSDHGAPFARGKTTCYEAGLRVPFMIRWPGLTKPRTSLALVSTIDLLPTIMDAAGVAIPDHVQGVSLRLLTEGDESAARRYLVGEFHSHGLMPFYPRRAIRDSRYKLIHNLLPGRDVQARMDGDPSISESRDRDAIPAVFEAGYQRFADAPEYELFDLAADPWELNNLAGDPALADVQQRLTGALRQWQDETEDPLRDPEVIQRFIRNAEARKIVQPPVQ; encoded by the coding sequence ATGACCGGCCGCGACCCGATTCCGTTTTTTGTGCGTTGCGGTTTGGCGGCGCTGGCGCTGGTTTGGTTCGTCACATCTCGTGTGGTCGGCGACGATGCGCCGATCAACGTATTGCTGATCACCAGCGACGACCTTGGGCTGCATTTGGGGTGCTATGAAGACCCCGTGGCTCGGACCCCGAATCTGGACGCTTTGGCCGCCCAGTCGACGGTGTTTCGCAACGCGTATGTGGCCCAGGCGTCATGCAGTCCATCGCGAAGTGCGATGTTCACGGGGACTTACCCGCATACCAACGGGCAATACGCGTTGGTCAACAGCGGGTATTCGCTGCATCCGCGTTTCCGCGACCAGACGATTCCGAATCTATTGAAGCCGGCGGGCTATCGCACCGGAATCGCAGGGAAGCTGCACGTTGCACCGGAGCCGTCGTTTGAATTCGACCAGCGGATTCGTGTGAACACTCGGGACGTGGCCAAGACGGCTGATGCGGCGGCGGAGTTTATTGATCAGTCCGGCGACCAGCCGTTCTTTTTGATGGTCAACTATTCCGATCCGCACTGGGACCGCGAAAACGGAAAAGGACCCTGGTTTTATCGTGATCAAGTTGCCGGGGTTCCGGCGAAGGTCATGACCGCGGGTGATGTCCAGCCGTTCGCATTCCAAGGCTATCGTTCCGAAGAACATCTTGATCGCGTGGCGGGGTATTACAACGCCGTGCACCGGTTGGATGCGGCGATCGGCTTGCTGTTGGAACAGTTGCAGGAATCGGGAAAGGCGGACAACACGCTGGTGCTGTTCGTCAGCGATCATGGGGCACCGTTTGCGCGTGGCAAGACGACCTGTTACGAAGCCGGACTGCGCGTGCCGTTCATGATCCGCTGGCCGGGGCTGACCAAACCGCGAACCAGTTTGGCGTTGGTTTCGACGATCGATTTGTTGCCGACGATCATGGATGCGGCTGGCGTGGCGATTCCCGATCACGTCCAAGGGGTTTCGCTGCGTTTGTTGACTGAGGGGGATGAATCAGCCGCCCGTCGGTATTTGGTTGGCGAATTCCACTCGCACGGATTGATGCCGTTTTATCCGCGTCGGGCGATCCGAGATTCACGGTACAAGTTGATTCATAATTTGTTGCCCGGCCGAGACGTCCAGGCGCGGATGGATGGCGATCCGTCGATCAGTGAGTCGCGGGATCGCGATGCGATTCCGGCGGTGTTTGAGGCTGGTTATCAGCGATTCGCCGACGCGCCGGAGTATGAGTTGTTCGATTTGGCGGCGGACCCTTGGGAGTTGAACAACTTGGCCGGCGATCCGGCGCTGGCGGACGTACAGCAGCGATTGACCGGTGCTTTACGACAGTGGCAGGACGAGACGGAGGATCCGTTGCGGGATCCCGAGGTGATTCAGCGTTTCATCCGCAACGCCGAGGCTCGCAAGATCGTCCAGCCGCCGGTGCAGTGA
- the tsaD gene encoding tRNA (adenosine(37)-N6)-threonylcarbamoyltransferase complex transferase subunit TsaD, producing the protein MPILTIESTCDETAAAVVDSDDQVLGQCVAKQDELHRHFRGVVPEVAARAHLERILPVIDTAMNQADVAGADLEAIAVADRPGLAGSLLVGLVAAKTLAVAWQKPLVTINHLHAHLYACQLAVDRPVYPCVGMIVSGGHTSLYQCDSPLDLTYLGGTIDDAAGEAFDKVAAMLSLGFPGGPAVSKLAAVGNPKAHAYPRSMIRDDGFDFSFSGLKTAVRYSIVGPGQQDFSQLDLSDDQKADVCASFEAAVVDVLVTKAAKAVRHCQADRLIVGGGVAANGVFRSRLQDAADRDGFDLVIAPADLCTDNAVMGAIAWQKIRLGEFASLDVDIQPGLQRGF; encoded by the coding sequence TTGCCCATTCTGACGATCGAATCCACCTGTGACGAAACGGCCGCCGCCGTGGTCGACTCCGACGACCAGGTCCTGGGCCAGTGCGTGGCCAAACAAGACGAATTGCACCGCCATTTCCGCGGCGTGGTCCCCGAAGTCGCGGCACGAGCCCACCTGGAACGCATCTTGCCGGTGATCGACACGGCGATGAATCAGGCCGACGTCGCGGGGGCGGATCTGGAAGCGATCGCGGTGGCGGATCGCCCGGGCTTGGCTGGCTCTCTGCTGGTCGGATTGGTAGCCGCGAAAACCTTGGCGGTCGCTTGGCAGAAACCGCTGGTCACGATCAACCACTTGCACGCGCATTTGTACGCGTGCCAGCTGGCGGTCGACCGTCCGGTGTACCCCTGCGTCGGCATGATCGTCAGCGGCGGTCACACCAGTTTGTACCAATGCGATTCGCCCTTGGATCTGACTTACCTGGGCGGGACCATCGATGACGCGGCCGGCGAAGCGTTCGATAAAGTTGCCGCAATGTTGTCGCTGGGCTTTCCCGGCGGCCCCGCGGTGTCGAAGCTGGCGGCAGTGGGAAATCCCAAAGCTCACGCCTACCCGCGATCGATGATCCGCGACGACGGGTTCGACTTCAGCTTCAGCGGACTGAAAACCGCGGTCCGCTATTCGATCGTCGGACCGGGACAGCAGGATTTCAGCCAACTGGATCTGAGCGATGACCAAAAGGCCGACGTGTGTGCCTCGTTCGAAGCGGCCGTGGTCGACGTGCTGGTGACCAAGGCGGCCAAAGCGGTCCGTCATTGCCAGGCGGATCGATTGATCGTCGGCGGCGGCGTGGCGGCGAACGGCGTTTTTCGAAGCCGGCTGCAAGACGCTGCGGACCGTGACGGGTTCGACCTGGTGATCGCTCCGGCCGATCTGTGCACCGACAACGCGGTGATGGGGGCAATCGCTTGGCAAAAAATTCGTCTTGGTGAATTCGCGTCGCTGGATGTCGATATCCAGCCGGGCCTGCAGCGGGGATTTTAG
- the rpsL gene encoding 30S ribosomal protein S12, which yields MPTINQLVRKGRKSKKSQSKAPVLDRCPQKQGVCLQVKTMTPKKPNSALRKITRVRLSNGKEVTVYIPGEGHNLQEHSIVLVRGGRVRDLPGVRYQVIRGSRDALGVEGRKRSRSRYGAKK from the coding sequence ATGCCAACCATTAATCAGCTCGTTCGCAAGGGACGCAAGTCCAAGAAATCCCAAAGTAAGGCACCCGTTCTGGATCGGTGCCCTCAGAAGCAAGGGGTTTGCTTGCAGGTCAAGACGATGACGCCGAAGAAACCGAACTCGGCGTTGCGTAAGATCACCCGGGTTCGCTTGAGCAACGGTAAAGAAGTCACCGTTTACATCCCGGGCGAAGGCCACAACCTGCAAGAACACAGCATCGTTCTGGTGCGTGGTGGTCGTGTCCGCGACTTGCCCGGTGTTCGCTATCAAGTCATCCGTGGTTCGCGTGACGCGTTGGGCGTCGAAGGCCGCAAGCGGTCGCGCAGCCGTTACGGGGCCAAGAAGTAG
- the rpsG gene encoding 30S ribosomal protein S7 translates to MGRFTASHTHLKGDPRHNSLLASKFINCLMLDGKKTVAQKIFYDALDEIGKRKPDAGEPIEVFEAAVENVKPYIEVRSKRVGGASYQVPMQVNRARQQSLAIRWILGAIREKKGRPTHLKLADEILAAFNKEGVAYTKRENTHRMADANKAFAHFAW, encoded by the coding sequence ATGGGACGTTTCACCGCCAGCCATACTCACCTCAAGGGCGATCCTCGCCACAATTCGCTGTTGGCCAGCAAGTTCATCAATTGCTTGATGCTGGACGGCAAGAAGACGGTTGCACAAAAGATCTTCTACGATGCGTTGGACGAAATCGGCAAGCGTAAGCCCGATGCCGGCGAACCGATCGAGGTATTCGAGGCGGCCGTGGAAAACGTGAAGCCCTACATTGAGGTTCGCAGCAAGCGAGTCGGGGGGGCTAGTTATCAAGTGCCCATGCAGGTCAACCGCGCTCGTCAGCAAAGTCTGGCGATTCGTTGGATCCTGGGCGCAATTCGTGAGAAAAAAGGTCGTCCGACGCACCTTAAGCTTGCCGATGAGATCTTGGCTGCCTTTAATAAAGAAGGTGTCGCTTACACGAAGCGTGAAAACACTCACCGTATGGCGGACGCCAACAAGGCATTCGCGCACTTTGCTTGGTGA
- the fusA gene encoding elongation factor G produces the protein MAQDINQIRNIGIIAHIDAGKTTVTERMLYLSGEKHRVGRVDHGTTDTDDDPEEQERGITIFSACVKYQWKGFNINLLDTPGHVDFTAEVERCLRVLDGAVVVFSAREGVEAQSETVWRQADKYEVPRIVFVNKMDREGADFQSVIDDIGPRLGGRPVPVELPVGQGPPHVADPFRGTIDLVRNKMRKFDPETEGKNVTETEIPDEFADDAALWREQLLEAVCEIDEDAMALVMEDKPVPEEMVIAAIRKGTLERTIQPVFCGSALHGIGVQPLMTGVGDYLPSPLDRPPVQGIDPKKQDKTLSRKPDPKEPFCGLVFKILPAKTGDNYWIRVYSGELKQNSRVYCPNRDKKENVAQLWQIHATKKDRDGQTDTVTTGDICCVIGPRFAITGDTVCDVKENIELPSIKFADTVLSMAIEPESTADRKKLDETLDMLRRQDPTFQAVENEDIGQTLISGMGELHLEVIQHRLTRDFGLNVKFYKPRVNYRETIGGTASVVGQCNRQIGDKQMFARINATFSPLDDASKPVIVFDRLPPDCLPNDVRTAAIEEFRQRAEGGGFIAGFPLSGVKIEVTDAEMAEEGSDEVAFRIAAGDAFDKGLEQAGPVLLEPVMKVEVTTPEDYMGELVGDLQQRRAIVAGTEQRGAMTVITAHAPLKEMFGYSSAVRSLSQGRAGSSMEPLGYQPAPKEDAETFSY, from the coding sequence ATGGCACAAGACATCAACCAGATCCGTAACATCGGCATCATCGCGCACATTGATGCCGGCAAGACGACGGTTACCGAACGCATGCTGTACCTGAGCGGTGAGAAGCACCGTGTCGGGCGAGTCGATCATGGGACCACGGACACCGACGACGATCCGGAAGAACAAGAACGCGGGATCACGATCTTCAGCGCCTGTGTGAAGTACCAGTGGAAAGGCTTCAACATCAACTTGTTGGACACGCCGGGGCACGTTGATTTCACGGCCGAGGTGGAGCGGTGCCTGCGAGTCCTGGACGGTGCGGTCGTCGTGTTCAGCGCTCGTGAGGGCGTCGAGGCACAGAGCGAAACGGTGTGGCGTCAGGCGGATAAGTACGAAGTCCCACGGATCGTGTTCGTCAACAAGATGGATCGCGAGGGAGCGGATTTTCAATCCGTCATCGACGACATCGGTCCGCGGCTTGGCGGACGCCCGGTTCCGGTGGAGTTGCCGGTCGGCCAGGGGCCGCCACACGTCGCCGATCCGTTTCGCGGGACGATCGATTTGGTCCGCAACAAAATGCGGAAATTCGATCCGGAAACCGAAGGCAAGAACGTCACGGAGACGGAGATCCCCGATGAGTTTGCCGACGATGCGGCGCTGTGGCGGGAGCAATTGTTGGAAGCCGTCTGTGAGATTGACGAAGACGCGATGGCGCTGGTGATGGAAGACAAACCGGTGCCGGAGGAAATGGTGATCGCCGCGATCCGCAAGGGAACGTTGGAACGCACCATCCAGCCGGTTTTCTGTGGCAGTGCACTGCACGGCATCGGCGTCCAGCCGTTGATGACCGGTGTCGGCGATTACTTGCCCAGCCCCTTGGATCGTCCTCCGGTGCAAGGCATTGACCCCAAGAAGCAAGACAAAACCCTGTCGCGTAAGCCGGATCCGAAAGAACCGTTCTGCGGATTGGTGTTTAAAATTTTGCCGGCCAAAACCGGTGACAACTATTGGATCCGCGTCTACAGCGGCGAATTGAAACAGAACAGCCGCGTTTACTGTCCGAACCGTGACAAAAAAGAAAACGTCGCGCAGCTTTGGCAAATTCATGCGACCAAGAAAGATCGCGACGGCCAAACCGACACCGTGACCACCGGTGACATTTGCTGTGTCATCGGGCCGCGGTTCGCCATCACGGGCGACACCGTTTGCGACGTGAAGGAAAACATTGAACTGCCCAGCATCAAGTTCGCCGACACGGTGTTGTCGATGGCGATCGAACCGGAAAGCACGGCGGACCGAAAGAAACTGGACGAGACGCTGGACATGCTGCGTCGCCAGGACCCGACGTTTCAGGCGGTGGAAAACGAGGACATCGGCCAGACCCTGATCAGCGGGATGGGCGAATTGCACTTGGAAGTCATCCAGCACCGCCTGACTCGCGACTTTGGATTGAACGTCAAGTTCTATAAGCCGCGGGTGAACTATCGCGAAACGATCGGCGGGACCGCCAGTGTCGTCGGCCAGTGCAACCGCCAGATTGGCGACAAGCAAATGTTTGCCCGCATCAATGCGACGTTTTCGCCGCTGGACGATGCGTCCAAGCCCGTGATCGTGTTTGATCGACTGCCGCCGGATTGTCTGCCCAACGACGTGCGGACTGCGGCGATCGAAGAGTTCCGTCAGCGGGCCGAAGGCGGGGGCTTCATCGCCGGTTTCCCGTTGTCGGGTGTGAAGATCGAAGTCACCGACGCGGAGATGGCCGAAGAGGGCAGTGATGAGGTCGCGTTCCGAATCGCCGCCGGCGACGCGTTCGACAAAGGATTGGAACAGGCCGGTCCGGTGTTGTTGGAACCGGTGATGAAGGTCGAAGTCACGACGCCCGAAGATTACATGGGCGAATTGGTCGGCGACCTACAACAACGACGTGCGATCGTCGCAGGCACCGAACAGCGGGGTGCGATGACGGTGATCACCGCCCACGCGCCGCTGAAAGAAATGTTCGGCTACAGCAGTGCCGTTCGCAGTCTGAGCCAGGGCAGGGCGGGAAGCAGCATGGAACCACTGGGTTACCAACCGGCTCCGAAAGAAGACGCCGAAACGTTTTCGTACTAG